The Impatiens glandulifera chromosome 3, dImpGla2.1, whole genome shotgun sequence genome contains a region encoding:
- the LOC124931373 gene encoding NADH dehydrogenase [ubiquinone] flavoprotein 2, mitochondrial produces MFGRLASRRLLEIRQAFRRTPQASRSFSTALNYHLDTPDNNPDLPWEFNEANKEKVKEILSHYPSNYKQSAAIPLLDLAQQQHGGWLPVSAMNAVAKVIEVAPVRVYEVATFYSMFNRAKVGKYHLLVCGTTPCMIRGSREIESALLKHLGVKRGEVTKDGFFSVGEMECMGCCVNAPMITVADYSNGSEGYTYNYYEDVTPEGVVDIVEKFRRGEKPPRGTQNGKRLNAGPEGGNTTLLSDPLPPPCRDLDAC; encoded by the exons ATGTTCGGCCGGCTCGCCTCTAGGCGTCTGCTTGAGATCCGCCAAGCTTTCCGGCGAACGCCTCAG GCTTCTCGATCCTTTTCCACTGCTCTCAACTAT CACCTTGACACACCTGACAACAATCCGGACCTTCCATGGGAATTCAACGAAGCAAACAAGGAAAAG GTGAAGGAGATACTCTCTCATTATCCATCCAACTACAAGCAATCTGCAGCCATTCCTTTGCTAGATCTTGCTCAGCAACAACATGGAGGATGGCTTCCTGTTTCAGCAATGAATGCT GTAGCTAAAGTTATTGAAGTAGCTCCTGTCAGGGTCTATGAGGTTGCTACATTCTATTCCATGTTCAACCGAGCAAAG GTTGGTAAATATCACCTATTGGTTTGTGGCACAACACCTTGCATGATACGTGGTTCAAGAGAAATTGAATCTGCCTTGCTAAAACACCTGGGAGTGAAGCGTGGTG AAGTGACCAAGGACGGCTTCTTCTCAGTTGGAGAAATGGAGTGCATG GGATGTTGTGTAAATGCACCTATGATTACAGTTGCAGACTATTCCAATGGATCTGAAGGATATACATATAATTACTAT GAAGATGTGACTCCGGAGGGAGTTGTGGACATAGTTGAGAAGTTTAGAAGAGGAGAGAAGCCACCG CGAGGGACTCAAAATGGGAAACGCCTTAATGCTGGACCTGAAGGTGGGAACACGACCTTGTTGAGCGATCCTCTGCCTCCCCCATGCCGGGATCTAGATGCTTGTTAA
- the LOC124929560 gene encoding tryptophan synthase alpha chain-like has product MAGFTLNLKAATLFQANPVEGRRHSLSLSYPRSFAIPTNRSSKSMLAMASLTAAPSVRSLSETFDRLKADGKVAFIPYITAGDPDLSTTAEALKILDSCGSDIIELGVPYSDPLADGPVIQAATTRALAKGTNLDSIISMLREVIPQLSCPVALFTYYNPILKRGIEKFMETIRDVGVHGLVVPDVPLEEADILRREAVKNNIELVLLTTPTTPTERMKAIVEASEGFVYLVSTVGVTGARATVSGQVQNLLQDIKKTTNKPVAVGFGISTPEQVKQTAAWGADGVIVGSAMVRLLGEAKSPQDGLKALEEFTKSLKAPLL; this is encoded by the exons ATGGCAGGATTTACCTTGAATCTGAAAGCCGCCACATTATTTCAAGCCAACCCCGTCGAGGGACGCCGTCACTCCCTCTCCCTTTCATATCCCCGCAGCTTTGCTATTCCAACCAACAGATCATCCAAGTCGATGCTGGCAATGGCCAGTCTCACCGCTGCACCTTCTGTTCGTTCTCTCTCCGAGACTTTCGACCGCTTGAAAGCAGACGGAAAA GTGGCATTTATTCCATATATTACTGCTGGTGATCCTGATCTGTCAACAACAGCAGAAGCACTTAAAATCCTTGATTCTTGTGGATCAGACATTATAGAATTAGGTGTTCCATACTCTGACCCCTTGGCAGATGGACCAGTTATACAG GCTGCCACTACTCGTGCTTTGGCTAAAGGAACAAATCTAGATTCAATCATTTCAATGCTGAGAGAG GTGATACCACAATTATCATGTCCAGTTGCATTGTTTACGTATTACAACCCCATACTTAAGCGTGGAATTGAGAAGTTCATGGAAACTATCAGAGACGTTGGTGTACATG GACTTGTGGTCCCTGATGTTCCTTTGGAGGAGGCAGATATCTTGAGACGGGAAGCTGTCAAGAATAATATTGAATTG GTCCTTTTGACAACACCTACTACACCAACAGAAAGAATGAAAGCCATTGTTGAAGCTTCGGAAGGATTTGTGTATCTG GTGAGTACAGTTGGAGTGACTGGAGCTCGTGCCACGGTTAGTGGTCAAGTTCAAAACCTTCTGCAGGATATTAAAAAG ACAACAAATAAGCCGGTGGCAGTTGGGTTTGGGATATCGACCCCTGAGCAGGTGAAGCAGACGGCTGCATGGGGTGCAGACGGTGTGATCGTGGGGAGTGCGATGGTGAGGCTTCTTGGTGAAGCAAAATCCCCACAAGATGGATTGAAAGCCTTGGAAGAATTCACCAAATCACTCAAAGCTCCTCTTCTTTGA
- the LOC124932327 gene encoding transcription factor bHLH7-like translates to MADGGTTNNFFEQILAYPSPAATPMMLQLSSGHGGGGGFHGGVMKVDDQASGSGGGRTNSYMKTVVVRHQQQQQHHHQTTTTTTTRTGAGVVNKGGRVRARRGQATDPHSIAERLRRERIAERIRALQELVPTINKTDRAVMMDEILDYVKFLQLQVKVLSISRLGGGGGAAVPLILEQGGDETESCLSNDGTTEKQVVKLMEENNIGAAMQFLHSKALCIMPITTTIKCHSTLPPPAFLNS, encoded by the exons ATGGCTGACGGCGGCACAACTAACAATTTTTTTGAACAAATCCTAGCCTACCCATCACCAGCAGCAACACCCATGATGCTGCAACTGAGCTCCGGccatggtggtggtggtggattTCATGGTGGAGTTATGAAGGTTGATGATCAAGCTTCAGGAAGTGGAGGAGGCCGAACAAATTCGTATATGAAAACTGTAGTGGTGAGGCATCAGCAGCAgcaacaacatcatcatcagacgacgacaacaacaacaacaagaacAGGTGCAGGAGTCGTGAACAAGGGGGGAAGGGTTCGGGCCAGACGAGGACAAGCAACTGATCCACACAGCATAGCTGAGAgg TTACGCAGAGAAAGAATAGCTGAAAGAATCAGGGCATTACAGGAATTGGTACCTACTATCAACAAG ACAGATAGAGCTGTGATGATGGATGAAATTCTTGATTATGTCAAATTCCTGCAACTCCAGGTTAAG GTTTTGAGCATTAGTAGAttgggtggtggtggtggagcaGCTGTTCCGCTTATATTGGAACAAGGGGGGGATGAAACCGAATCGTGTTTAAGCAATGATGGAACAACAGAGAAACAAGTTGTCAAGCTCATGGAAGAAAACAACATTGGGGCTGCAATGCAGTTTCTTCACTCAAAGGCACTTTGCATTATGCCCataacaacaacaatcaaatgTCACTCTACCCTTCCTCCTCCTGCCTTTTTGAATTCTTAG
- the LOC124932661 gene encoding guanylate-binding protein 4-like, protein MSISRWLVILPMLLCLFPSGSLSIDDFRKTFRIVEPDPGHTKLRISKEGLDVIERITTPIAAVAVIGPYRSGKSFLLNQLLSLSCYEGFGVGHMRDTKTKGIWVWGSPMELEIDGEKTSVFFLDTEGFESIGKSNVYDDRIFALATVLSSVLIYNLPETIREADISRLSFAVELAEEFYGRVQGKDVAFEPAKLLWLIQRDFLQGKSVQEMVQEALKHVPNLDGNRNIDQVNQIRDSLAIMGDNSTAFSLPQPHLQRIKLCDMKDGELDPIYIKKREDLKKLVVSSIRPKIVQGRHLNGKEFVSFLEKILEALNKGEIPSTGSLVEVFNKDVTEHCMKHYNDKMVKLKLPLPEKSLEKYHQGHKGEAMKMFDEQHFGRNHAKISVEKLVGEIEKVYRNFVMANEYQSSRLCESLFTQCEDKMDQLQILRLPSMAKFNAGFVQCNQSFESECVGPLKNSYEHRMMKMLNKSKSVFIKEYNHRLFNWLVTFSLVMVVIGRFIIKFILVEIGAWILFIFLETYTRLFWSPESLYYNPFWHAIVTTWETLVYSPIIDLDRWAIPFGVVLSLFALYWRCYGGSHGQHWLLPLYNNNQKDRQRSE, encoded by the exons ATGTCAATATCTCGATGGCTTGTCATCTTACCTATGCTTTTGTGCTTGTTCCCATCTGGTTCATTGTCAATAGACGATTTTCGCAAAAC ATTTCGTATAGTAGAACCTGATCCTGGCCATACAAAGCTTCGTATTTCCAAGGAAGGATTGGATGTCATTGAGAGAATAACCACGCCCATTGCTGCTGTTGCT GTTATTGGTCCATATCGTTCCGGAAAATCTTTTCTGCTGAATCAACTTCTATCTCTTTCCTGTTATGAAG GATTTGGCGTTGGGCATATGCGTGACACAAAAACAAAAG GAATCTGGGTTTGGGGCAGTCCAATGGAATTGGAAATTGATGGAGAAAAAACTTCAGTTTTCTTCCTTGATACTGAGGGTTTTGAAAGTATTGGGAAGTCAAATGTATATGATGATCG GATCTTTGCTCTGGCAACAGTGCTGAGTTCTGTCCTAATTTACAACCTGCCTGAAACG ATTCGTGAGGCTGATATTTCTCGATTATCATTTGCTGTTGAGCTTGCTGAAGAGTTCTATGGAAG AGTGCAG GGGAAAGATGTTGCCTTTGAACCTGCAAAACTGTTGTGGCTTATCCAACGCGATTTTCTTC AAGGGAAATCTGTACAAGAAATGGTACAAGAAGCTCTTAAGCATGTCCCCAATTTGGATG GTAACAGAAATATTGATCAG gtcaACCAGATACGGGATTCGTTGGCCATCATGGGTGACAACAGCACAGCTTTTAGTTTACCTCAA CCTCATCTACAACGGATAAAGCTTTGTGATATGAAGGATGGTGAACTTGACCCCATTTATATTAAGAAGAGAGAAGACTTAAAGAAACTTGTTGTTTCTTCTATCCGTCCCAAAATTGTTCAAGGCAGACACCTGAACGGGAAGGAGTTTGTTTCTTTCCTGGAAAAG ATCCTCGAAGCTTTGAATAAAGGAGAGATTCCATCAACAGGCTCACTCGTGGAGGTCTTTAATAAGGATGTGACGGAACATTGTATGAAACATTACAATGACAAAATGGTTAAATTGAAATTACCCCTTCCAGAGAAATCTCTGGAAAAGTATCACCAAGGACATAAAGGGGAAGCCATGAAAATGTTTGATGAACAGCATTTTGGCCGGAATCATGCTAAGATATCTGTAGAGAAACTGGTTGGAGAGATTGAGAAG GTCTACAGGAACTTTGTAATGGCAAATGAATACCAGTCTTCAAGATTATGTGAATCATTGTTTACCCAATGTGAAGATAAGATGGATCAGCTTCAAATCCTTAGACTTCCTTCCATGGCAAAATTTAATGCGGGTTTTGTCCAGTGTAATCAAAGCTTTGAGAGTGAGTGTGTAGGACCTTTGAAAAACAGCTATGAGCATCGGATGATGAAG ATGTTGAACAAGTCGAAGTCTGTGTTCATTAAGGAATACAACCACAGACTTTTCAATTGGTTGGTCACATTCTCACTGGTCATGGTTGTGATTGGCCGGTTTATCATAAAGTTTATTTTGGTTGAGATTGGGGCATGGATACTCTTTATCTTCTTGGAGACATATACAAGGTTGTTTTGGTCCCCGGAATCACTTTATTACAATCCATTTTGGCATGCTATTGTAACAACATGGGAAACACTTGTTTACAGCCCCATCATTGATTTGGACAG gtGGGCTATTCCCTTTGGTGTGGTACTATCTTTATTTGCTCTTTATTGGAGATGTTATGGAGGGAGTCATGGGCAACATTGGCTTTTACCTCTTTACAACAACAATCAGAAGGATCGCCAAAGATCAGAATAG
- the LOC124931625 gene encoding auxin-induced protein 22D-like, which yields MMMSYENDLLLEATELRLGLPGRSTSSIDDHSSKCSTKRTSSESGSNSPSSESDDSQHSSNPPPRKAQIVGWPPVRSHWKNSQVMYVKVSMDGAPYLRKIDLRVYKSYNELLKSLETMFKCTIGMCCERSEGCEYVATYEDKDGDWMLAGDVPWEMFITSCKRLRVMKGSDAKGLGCI from the exons atgatgatgagttaCGAGAATGATCTTCTTCTTGAAGCGACCGAGCTTAGGTTAGGTTTGCCAGGAAGATCGACCAGCTCCATCGACGATCATAGTTCAAAATGCAGTACTAAAAGGACTTCATCGGAGTCAGGTTCCAACTCTCCTTCCTCCGAATCCGATGATTCCCAACACAGCAGCAACCCTCCTCCACGCAA AGCACAGATTGTGGGATGGCCGCCGGTAAGATCTCACTGGAAAAACAGTCAAGTGATGTATGTAAAAGTGAGCATGGACGGAGCTCCTTATTTGAGAAAGATAGATCTAAGGGTTTACAAAAGCTACAATGAGCTTCTCAAGTCATTGGAGACCATGTTCAAATGCACCATTG GAATGTGTTGTGAAAGATCAGAAGGATGTGAATATGTAGCAACTTATGAGGATAAAGATGGGGATTGGATGTTGGCTGGAGATGTGCCATGGGAGATGTTCATCACTTCTTGTAAGAGGCTTAGAGTTATGAAAGGGTCGGATGCCAAAGGATTGGGGTGCATATAG